ACGCGGGGGTCAACGTCTCGTCGGATAGACGGACAGATCCGACACTCAGCGTGAGTATCGTAAACAACTCGACGTTGCAGTCCGGAGAGCTCCGTCCGCACACCGGGGCAACAGATCTCGCGTGGGGTGCAGAGTACGACAACCAGACCGCCTCGACTGCGACGCGAGTTATCAGCCTCAACAACGACACAAACGACGTCTGTGACCCGATCTGTTGGTTGGTGGTGCGCGCATGGTGAGTGGCTCCCGTGGCCAGGCGTACACGCTCGAAGGCGTCTTGGCGGCGATCCTCGTGATCTCGGCGACGGTGTTCGGGATCACTTCGATCGACACGCGTGCCTGGGAAGACGGAACGAGAGAGGAAACCCGTCGGCTCGAAGCCCGGGCCGACGACCTATTGACTGTCAGCAAGAACACTGGCGCACTGGAAAACGCCGTGCTCTGCTACAATTCGGGCCGATCGCGCATCAACGGCAACAATTCGAGCAACCCGGCGGAGTTCGAGGAGATGCTCAACCTGACCTTCGACTCCCGGGGGAACCAGTACAACATATACTTCAACTACCTCAACGAGACCGGTGAGGAACGCGTCACGGAACTCGTCTCCGAGAACTCGCCCGCGAGTGCGAACCGCCCGTCGACAGGTGCCGCCACCGTGACACGGACCGTCGCGATAACCGACGACATGCGGGTCCGGACCAACAATGCGTCGAAATCGAACGCCTGTGGGAACGAGGGACCGAGTGTAGAGTCGATATCGAGTTTCTACATCCCCGATGCCGATGACAAGACACAACTGTACAATCTGGTGGAGGTGCGACTGATCGTATGGTGAGCGCTGCCGATTCCCGTGGCCAGTTGCTGCTCGTCGGCGGGATCGCGATCGCGATCGTGTTCCTGCTGTCGATCATTCTCACCAACAGCCTCGTCGTGACCTCGTATACGGCGACCCCCGAGAGCGCCGACCGGATCGAAGAAGTCGAGGACCGCGAAACGGCCGTTCAGCAAGACCTCACGACCATCGCGACGGCAGTCCGCAGCAACACGACGTTCTCGGACTACAACTCCTCGCTCAACGCGTCGCTGCGGAACTACACGCGGTATCGAACGCGGGTCAGCGGCTCACAGTCGGGTGTGTACATCAATGCGACGTTGAACAGGACGGCGTCAGAGGGGAACATCACGAGCCAAACGGGTTCGAGCCCAACCAACTTTCAACGACCAGATCCAAGCGGACCTGGTCCAGGTTATGACTGGACAATAGCCAACGACGTAGATCAAATAGTGCTGTTCAATCTCACACTATCCAATGTTATCGGTGGGCCATCGAATACGTTCACTATTGAAGTAACTGGTCAAGGTGGGAGCGGGAGTAGTTGGAGACTTGAAGCCGTACCATCCGGAGGGGATATTCGGATCGATACCACTACGGGAACAGATGTCTGCCCTTCGGGA
Above is a window of Haloarcula halophila DNA encoding:
- a CDS encoding DUF7288 family protein, translated to MVSGSRGQAYTLEGVLAAILVISATVFGITSIDTRAWEDGTREETRRLEARADDLLTVSKNTGALENAVLCYNSGRSRINGNNSSNPAEFEEMLNLTFDSRGNQYNIYFNYLNETGEERVTELVSENSPASANRPSTGAATVTRTVAITDDMRVRTNNASKSNACGNEGPSVESISSFYIPDADDKTQLYNLVEVRLIVW